Genomic window (Aethina tumida isolate Nest 87 chromosome 4, icAetTumi1.1, whole genome shotgun sequence):
TCATGGAAAATGGTCAAGGAGCTTTTAGAGTACGGGCCTCTTTCAACAATGTCACAGCCACCGGTGCCAGTAACTACAGTGTAAATACTATTAAGTAAGGGccttgttttgtttatttttgttgcttAAAAATTCAAGAACTTACTTACTACCAAAATGGCGgacaaatatttactgaagaatcaatgaattttaaactCATAGGCGCAAATTTTAAGTGCATGTAAATATCAAGTTATGCAACTAGAgaaattgtcaatttatataacattttgcaTACAATGCCTCACCTGGAGccatttggtatttaaattttaatgtgtttcaTCTCGTGCTTGCTCAGAGTTAAGaaattctacattttttttttatttacacacaattaacaattaagaAGGTAATAATGTTCTTTAATGTTTCAGAGCTGATGTAGATAACTATGTGTTAGACTTAGGAATCAAACTTCCAAGAATTGAGATCAGAGGAAAGTATGAAGTAAGCGGAAACGTGTTGCTGTTCCCAGTTAGATCAAAGGGTGATTTCTGGGCAATATTTTGTAAGTACACATGTTTGTAACAAACAGCAAAAACTAACTGTGTCTCTTTATAAGTGGATGTGGATGCTGCTGCAAGGATTTTCGGCAAAGAAGTCAAAATCGACAACGTCAGGTACATGAGGATTGAAAAAATGTTGGTTGACTTCCGTCTGACTAAAAGCAGATTCAGAATCAGAGACATAATCAATCACGGCAACGTTATAGGTAATATATCACAACTAATATCTTCCAAGTCTTcatataaaatgaacaaatatgATTTAGGTGAAGCAATGAATCAGTTCTTGAACAACAATTCGGAAGAAATCATTAAAGAAATGAAACCGGCGGCCACAACGGCAATAGCCAAACATTTCAAGGGATTCCTGAACAGCGCCTTCCTGAAGATACCGCTGCAAATCTGGTTGCTAGGTGCTTAGGCGCTGAAGCACATATAGCTAGTTTATACTGCCAAAACTAAAGGAAGGCAACTTGTGATCTTCAGATTTCACtgagaaaattgaaatttgaattttataaacggGTCAATCACAATTTGATTCAATATCTATATTtccaatcaataattaatgacaaaatGATTGTGTTCTATAAGATAAATAAGTTGTCAAAGCATTCCTTTCTAATTATGACGTGAATGTGATCTCTACAAAAATATAGGAAATTGCCATTagcattgaaaaattatttattcggttttaaaggttttattgatccgtttatttaatttattattatatgcactgtcttcatatttttgtacaaacctgtatttaaatgttgtaatatttagttttaataaatatttaattaatttttaaatttgtcttttattttcatgCACGattctgattaattttattgttggacAGTTTTACGCCACAAAGTGTTAATGAGGCGagacttattaaatttgttttattttactgacCTCTTGATAAATCGCATACAAATATGTAGTTTTGGTGATATTACTTCTCTTAATTTACATCAAAATACATTTGAGACTACAAGTGTTCAATtacgataaaaaatgtttttagaaaGCTTTTTTTTAAACTGCCATCATCTTGTTATTTCTATGAATCttgatgtaataaattaaatttgtttacactaagtgaaaatgtgatttatttatttttgattatagcATTTATTCTTGTTTACTCATTcttccaaaattttttattattattaaatcccaTCATAATATCAGATTAATTTAGGTCGTTGACACTCTTTTACCAAAAAAAGTGTCCACCATTACACTATAGCACTTAgtaaatcaatatattgacaggattgtttatataactaggttaattttaaaataacagcgATTTTTGGGGTCGAACAAGCGTGACCCGTTGATAGCtcgaaatgtaaatattgaattttatcgtAAAGTATGTTCGgtctaattatcaaattttaacacgcattttaaaattttgtgtaaataaaataagtaattaacgATGCAGATGACAATTTAGAGGGAATTACAAAATATGACCTATAGACCCTCTAAAAAAAGACGAAGTAGTCAAcagttttatagttttaaagatgctatatttagaagtaaattgtaattataggTCTACTACGATAAACCTATAATTACATGTTTTAATAAcgatttttactataaatacaAATGTCCAAAAATATTGCTTATATTCTAGAACttgtatatttgataaatacgAACATACAATacgtaattttaagtaattgattttaatacttttgaatcagttttactttaaaattataactatataatatttgttttaaaatgtaacatctTTTTCCAAATGGATATATAAACTCCTTAcagagaaattaaatatttatttataaaatctagaaTAGGTTAAAGTCTACTTGATAcgaaatttccaaaaaattattgtggaattcagaatttttttaaaatgacaaaaactCTTATGAtggaattctttaattttcttactcattatttatttaccccCTATAgacaaaaattcttaaaaataaacttttatttatataatacagaataaattatggttTAGTTGAATCTAATAGTCCAAAAATAGTAaccaaagaaaaaataaagtaaaattaatttattttcgttaCTACTCCTTTTACtatctattttagagataaaaataacttaaattaaatatttatgtataggaTTTCGAATAGGTTAAAGTCtagttgaaattaattatctaaaataggtaacgaaagaaaaattattctgAAGTTTTATGATTTCCTTACTCGTTATAgacaaaaattcttaaaaatgaaatctacAATAGCTTAGGATCTAGTGAAGgaattccatactttttttattccttGTAGAcacaaattcttaaaaataaatttttatttgtataatttaaaataaattaacgtttAGTTGAAActaattgtcaaaatattacagaattctttgatttttctttctctttatagataaaaatgaACCTTAGGTGTAAAATTTAGAGTAGGTAAAAGTCTAGTTGaaatcaatttgaaaaataatatatattcaaggaaaaaatattgtggaattctttaattttcttattcctTATGgataaaaataactcaaaatgaacatttgtgtataaaatctaaaatagatttaattctaattgaaattaattttccataaaagataaacaaaaaaaaatattctgaaattatATGATTTTCTTACTCCTTATGagcaaaaattagtttatttatataatctaGAATAAATTaggatttaattgaaattaattgtccaaaaatagtaaccaaacaaaaaatattgtagaattatttgatttcccttactccttttagataaaaatgaactattctgtctaaaatttagaataggTTAAAGTCTAGTTGTAATTAGTTTTCCAAAAAAGGTAACTgaaggaaaattattataaaattctatgatttgtaattaattttccaaaaaaagtaaccaaagaaaaatattctggAATTCTTTGATTTCTTGTTCcttatagacaaaattttttaagcttttatttgtataatttagaataggtcagaaagaagaaattaattttccaaaaaaaagaaacaatattaTGGAAttctatgattttttttattctttataagcaaaaattaacttttatttagaaaatctgaAATAGTTTAGgatttaattgaaactaattttccaaaaatagtgactaaaaaaaatattatagaattcTTTGATTttccttattatttatagataaaaataactaaaattaaaaccttGCTGTGTAAAATCTAGTAcaggttaaattttatttgattctgAAATTCTATAATTTCCTTATACACAAAAATTCTGCAAaacaaactattatttatacaatctAGAATAGGTTAGTGTTtagttaaaactaatttttcaaaaaaagtaaccaaagaaaatatattgtgaaaTTCTGTAATTTCCTTACTCCCAGtagaattaagtttttaaaaataggttaggGTTTCattgaaactaataaaaaaaaataataataacaaagcaAAACTATTGTGGAATTCTGTAATTTCcttgttgataaaaataaccaaaaatgACCCTTTATGTGTAAAatctagaataaattaaaataagattgaaattaattttccaaaaataagtaacaaaaaaaaaattgttttgatattCTATGATTTTCTTACTCCTTATAGCCAAAAGTTcttaaaaatgaacttttatttataaaatctggaATACATTAGGgtctaaattaattgaaattgattttcCGAAAAAAGtagccaaaaaaaaaaaatatttcggaATTgtctgatttaaaattttgtaaaacgtTAATAGTAAGAATGATGACctattattaaagtattatcGCATTATGTTTTTGACATTGACATTGAAGTTGTGTCAAATGATGTAAGCCTTTAACAATATTGCTTGGACTTCTATCAATGAAATGGAAAAAGCTTAAACTTGCACAAACACATCAGTCACTTTCTACACAAAATATGACattgatatttcattaaatttatcaaaaatacaactttcattaaagaatttaattaagtttaattggcATCAAAGTTTCGTACACAAGTGTAATCTATatctttcattatatttttcagatatccccgaaatttaaatgacaagTTGCTTCAGACGACTTTTAAAGAATGCTCATTTGTCGTTAATAATACTTCTTGAGTACCATATGACaccatatttatttcttgGAATGTGCAATTATGCTTACTATTgcaataaagataataaaaaatataataaattgtttgtctATCTcagtttaaattgtaattataaattctcaTTACAAGTTACTTGATAAAAGTCATTTTATGCTTCACTAAATAAGAAAACAACAGAGTCTTTTTATGgccaatgttattttaaatataatatttgtatttaattttattaaaatgtgcttGAATACATACATAAGAAAAATAACCGACACAAtcgtatgttaattaattgagaaataattataatcagcAGTTTCTGTTGTAATAATAGACAATGAATGTTTACCCCTTTACACCAcagataacaattaaaaagtacaatatttatcctcaatattatttagattttactaGTTTCATAGACCAGTGAGAGTGACCCTATAAACTTAAGATGCACAATACGctcattttattctaaaaataaatgcataatcTCCTCAAGTCAACGCAACAATAATTTCATGCCTTGAAACAGACAAATTATATTGCCCTTTGGTGTTTGTTTTCGATTCTGATGGTGCCATTCAAGTCAACAGTGTAAATAATGTGCAATGTTTATCTTACACGCCTAAATTTGCCCTTTGatcaagtattttattacttaacaatttattttgtaattttgcatatttaattctaatatgTGAATACACAGAAAgatatctttttattattacattttcagttgtaaatttaatttcattagattACTGTAAAAGtttcaactaataaaaataaaaatttaatgaaaattcattaaatttttaatatttaatagtttttttttttaattaataattgtattttattcatcTTATGGTTTACAGAAGGGGAATGAATGTTCTtatttgaatgaatgaatggatgTAAGCTCATAATACGTAGTTATTGtttccataaatatttacctcCGAAGGAAGAATGGTTTatctttttgttaaataataggCACAACTTCTTTTACTCCACATTGTTGAGCATTATCTCCGCTAAAACCGATGAACTGCCTCTAATCTTTGAACTTTTACCCTGCTTGAAGCAAGACGACGAATGGACAGCGGACATTCGAAATTGGCGCCTCCACTATCAGAAGAAAACAGTCGGATTccagaaaaataatttcagattcatttaattttcgtCAACCGATACAAATGGTCGCAAAACCATCGATGCCTTCAGAGAGTCGTGGTCGCGTGCAATATGATAAATAGGAAATTCTTCTACAACAACTATTTAATCTTCATGCAACTGTCGAATTTCTACGCGATTTTTTAGCAGAGCACCAGTGTCGATTCTTGAATCGGATAAGTAAAAAGTGCTTATAAAAAGACTGCATCGATTTTTGTACGTACTGTGCAGTGAGGCAATTTGTCTAGTCAGTTAACATGGTCCAGTTTACCAAAAG
Coding sequences:
- the LOC109595995 gene encoding circadian clock-controlled protein daywake; protein product: MEKFFIVAFCLMKIVLAEETPKNTTKIFETPEYILPCNKTDPNINKCLVGTFNHLRPYLINGLKDIDVPSIDPFKIERIVMENGQGAFRVRASFNNVTATGASNYSVNTIKADVDNYVLDLGIKLPRIEIRGKYEVSGNVLLFPVRSKGDFWAIFLDVDAAARIFGKEVKIDNVRYMRIEKMLVDFRLTKSRFRIRDIINHGNVIGEAMNQFLNNNSEEIIKEMKPAATTAIAKHFKGFLNSAFLKIPLQIWLLGA